The Spirosoma sp. SC4-14 DNA window AAGGCGTCTGGTAACGGGGATGAATGCGGACAGCGGCTCTAAAAAACAGTCCATCGCGGGCCATTGCAAAGAAAACACGGGCAGGCATCAGAATCGATGCATTCGTCGAGTTGGAGGTTGTTACCAGAATCAGTATCGAAATAAAAGTGGCTCCGGCCCATCCAGCGGCCTGTCGAACAACTTCAACGGCGGCAATTTTGCCGGGTGTGGCGGCCAACTGCGCCAGCGAATCAATGGGTAACACATAGACATAAACGGCATTCAGCAGCACATACAGGGCAATCACGATACTGGTTCCAACAGTAAGCGCTATAGGTAAATTTCGCTGAGGATGCTTGATCTCTTCGCCAATATAGCCAATCTGATTCCAGCCTTCATAACCCCAGAAAGCGCCAAGCGAGGCCACAACGAGCGAGCCCAGCAAACTGCCATGCGTGGCGCTGTGTTGAGTGGCTACTGATCGGGTAAGGTGAGAAAGACTTCCCGATTCGGCCGTAAATCCCAGAAAGGCAATGATGCCGACAGCCAGAAATGTCAGGTAAATCAGGGCTCTGCTCAAGCCTTCAGCAAATCGTATGCCCCGGTAGTTGAGCAGACTTAGCAGGGCAATCAGCAGCGTTGCTACTCCTTTTACGGCAACATCTGCCGAATCGTCGGGCCAGCCAGTCAGCGATAACAACGATTGCCCAAAAATATGCGCCAGCGCAGCTATGGTTGCCGTTCGCATCACAGTGAAAGCACCCCAACCGTACAGAAATGCAAATAAGCGGCCGTAAACCTGTTTGAAATAGACATACTCGCCACCCGATTGCGGAAACATACCGGCCATCTCGGCATACGTCAATGCGCCAGCCAGGCTAACGATGCCCGCAGCAACCCAGCAGCCAAGCACTAGCATCGGCGAACCTAATTCAGCAGCCATCGGGGCTACTTTTTTAAACACGCCTGAGCCAACTATGCCACTAACAACCAGTAAAATGGCTGGACGAAGCGCAATGCTACGAGCAAGTTTTATCATATGGTTAAGAAAATTTTGTTCTTGCTGTTGTTAGTGTAAATGACTGTGTTATACTATTATATCGTTGTTGAATTCAAGTAATTGATTAATACTGGCAGGTAGTGGGCAATACCTTTGTAGGCAATCATTGCAGGTGGAGTCGTGCGGAGTACGTTTAGAAGTTGCCGGGCTGCTTCGGGTCGTTCGGCCAGCTCACGATCAAGCCGGTTCTGGTAAGTATGGATACCAAATAAAATTGCCCCCGAATTTGGTAGCCGGGTTAATGTTTGCCGTTCAATGCGCAGGTAAAGCTGTTTGCTGATCGTCTCAACTGTCATCGTGGGTAGTTGGTCGGCCAAAAGCTGGTTAAGGGATTCAGTATGCCGACAAGTCATGTCGAGTTGATCGGTATGTTTGATGCTCCAGTTTAATCGCCAGACCGGACGTTCGGCGGGTAGCCGTTGCATGAGTTTTTGAGAGGCCACCATCATTGGTTCTACAATTGGAACAATGGGCGCATGAATTTGCCAGAAGGGAAGTCCTATTTTTTCATCGAGGCACCAGCCGTTGCCAAAGCATAGCTGACCTGCTATCAGGGTTATGTCGTTGCCCGATAGTACTACCAAATCTTCCTGAACCTGCCGACCAACCCAGTCGAGGGGAGCCAGAGGCAGCGAATCTATAATCCCAGGCCTGAACGAGGTCTCTTCATTCAATAGTCTGTTTTGCCAGAGCCAGTTGGTACCGGTCTGCTTCAGTGAAAACCACTCGGGATAGCTTCGGATTAACTTGTTCAGAATCAGCGTAACAGCATCCCATTGGGCCGTTTCTGAATGAGGAAGGGCCTGAAAATAGTACCTCGGGTACTCATCCAAAAGCGCACGCTTGCGAGCAACGTCCGATTGGTAATCAGCATCTACTTCAATGAGCCGATCGGCATCGGTCATCGATATTGTGCCCATTTTATCATTAAACCGCTGGCCGAAAGGGAAATAAGGCAACATGAAGATAATGGTATACAGTTTACCGATAGTTACTAAGCCCCAGTCCGCTGCCGCCAGAAGGCAGAAGATGCCCATCTTTAAGCGTAAATCCACCCGATACGATGTCTTCGGCCAGGTCGAAGCTGCCATCGAGGTCAATATACCGGGTATTGGCACAACTAAAAGCAGCGTGCAGGGCAGCCGTAATGCTGATCCGGCTTTCGTCGTTGCAACCCCAGAAAAGCGAGATGCCTGCCGAACGGGCAATTGTTGCGATGTCGAGCGCGGCCCGAATTCCGCCACACTTCATTAGCTTAATGTTGTAGATGCCAAATGGGTGGGGTCGATGAGCCAGTGTTATAGCCGCTGCCGGACCTTTTAACGACTCATCAGCTGCCAGCCGCTGCCGGATTTCGGTTGGCAAACACAACAGATCCTGTTCCAAACCAACAGGTAGGGGTTGTTCAATCAATTCAACATTGGCACATTGTGTAGCATTTACGAACTGGGTCAGATCCGTCAGGGTGTATCCCTGGTTGGCATCAACGCGAATTGTGACCATGTTGCCATATCGCTCCCGAAGTTTTAGCGTTCGCTCAATGTCTTCAGCAACGTTCAACCCGGTTTTGACTTTAAGCACCCGAAACCCCTGACGAAAATAACCCTCTGCTTCACTAAGCGTGTCGTCTACATTCATGATGCCAATGGTGACGGAGGTAGGCAACGACTGGATTTTTTGCCCATAAAAGGCCAGTACGGGTATACCCAGATACTGACAGAAGGCATCGTGTAGGGCAATATCGACAGCCGCCAGGGTACCCGGAGCGGCTGAAAATTGCTGGTTAACACCGTTAAGTAGCCCATAAAAGGCTCTGATGTCGGAGTTCGTCAGGCTATTTACCCATTCGCTTTGCAGGTTTTGCAACGTTTGTTCCGGCGATTCGCCCACCACATCCGGGTCAGGATTGGCGGCTCCCAATCCGACCATTCCATTGTCCAGTTCAATTTCCAGAATGACATTTTCCACGGATGAAATGGTCTGGTAGGCTATGGTATAGGGTTTCGTCAGCGCCAGATTCTGGCGGTAGCTTCGAATGGCTTTAATGCGCATGGGAGCTGACAGTTAGCGTTTGCAGAATGGGTAAAATAGGGGCTACCCCTTCTGTCAGTGGTAAGAGTACCGGAATGCCAAGGCGCTCGGCATAGGCCTGCTGGAAAGCAAGGGCTTCGTCGTGGCTACAATCTTCGGTGTTAATCGCCAGTGCAATAACAGTCGATCCGTAGGCTTTTATCAGGGCAATTTCCGATTCAACGGAAGGAATTTCGCCCCAGGCCGGAATGTGGTCATAGTAGGTGCGTTTGGGCGCATGAACGAGCACCACATGGCGGGCATTGCCCGATACCAGAAACTCCGAACCACAAGGGCCGCTGGGGTTTCGTAACGAAGCCTGTCCTTCAATCAGGAGCACATCGGCACCAGTCTCGCGCCAGCAGGATACCAGCGCATGTTCAAGTTCGCCCGAAACAAAATCGTTAAGTGTTGAGTCGAAAATAAACCCATATTTCCCGCCCTGAAGCCAGCCCGTTTGTCCCGTATAAATCATTTGTGCATTGATACCATTGCGTTTGCAGGCTTCGCGAATAAGTCGGGTTGTGGTTCGTTTGCCCAATGCACAGTCTGTTCCCAGAACGGCAATAATTGGCGCGGTGATCGAATGGATTTCGCCGGTCCAGAAGTGAAGCTCATGACGAGGTTTCGGCTGGCGCACATCAATGAGCTTTGCGCCATGTTGCCGGGCCAGTTCGACCAGATCTGGTTTCTCGTTCAGAAATTCGTGTAGACCATTAACAATAGATAGTCCATTCTGCAAACCATGCCTGATTGCCGTCAGCATGGTTGGGGGTAAAACGCCACCACTGGTAGCGACGGCGACAAGGGCAAACGACACCGACTCCAGGTGGGCCAGAGCATCGGCAACGGATGCGAAAATGGGAATATTTCGGTGCTTGCCATCCAGTACCATTCCCGCATCCTGTCCGGCGGTTGGTGCATCAACGACCCCAACAATTGTATAGCGTTCGGTACCCCGAATCAGGCCGTGGGCAGTTTTAGCATCGGTGGTCGATAATAGGCCATCGGTAAGCAGAAGGGCCCGATTGTTCAGCATAACGTGTAAGGTAAACGACTTTTTGGGCTAAGATGGCAAATTTGGCGAAATAAACCACGCCATATGCCGTATATTGGCCTAACTTTCTTCTGTACTATGCCAAAAGTTCAATACCATCTGATTCGTATCGGAGTCGTCCTCTTGTTATTGGTCTGCCCTAAACTAATGCGTGCCCAGCGAGTATCGGACCGGCTGAAAACGCTCGACTCGGTATTGACCGTTCTACACCAGCAGGCCATGTTCAACGGAGTCGTTCTAGTGGCTGAAAACGGCAAAATTCGATATGCAAAAGCTCTCGGTACCGCCAATGTGGCTACTCATGAGCCCTTAACAACAGCTTCTGCCTTCAATCTGGCGTCGGTCTCAAAACAGTTTATTGCCATGATGATCATGCAGTTGCAGGAGCGTGGAAAACTGAGCTACGATAAGCCCGTTCAGACCTATTTACCCAAATTCCCCTATGAAACGATTTCGGTTCGGGATTTGCTGAATCACACGTCCGGTTTGCCCGAATACTTCGATCTGGCGCAGCGGTATCTGGGGCCACTCGATACATTGACGAACGATGGTATGCTGCAGTTACTGCATCAGTACAAGCCACCGCTCGTTTTCCAGCCCGGTGATCGCTGGGAATATTGCAATACGGGCTATGTAGTGCTGGGTTCACTCATAGCCAGCGTTAGCGGGATGTCCGTCGAGAATTTTTTCGATCAGCAGATTGCGCGACCCCTGAAACTCAAACATACCTATGTATACTACCATAACAGCCATACTACACCCCGAAATCGGGTGTTTGGATTTAAACGGGAGAATGGTAAAAACTGGCCCGACGATCTGATTCGACTGGACGGTGTTGTTGGCGATGGAAATGTGTATGCGTCGGCCGAGGATTTGCTGGCCTGGGACCAGGCCTTGTATACCGAAAAATTAGTAAAAGCCACTACCCTGCGGGATGCCTTTACACCCACCAAACTGAACGACGGATCAACGTATCCGTACGGCTTCGGCTGGATGATTGAGAACAATGGAAAGGTGTTGATGCACACCGGTAGCTGGGTTGGTTTCCGAACGTTGATTGTTCGTTATACAGATAAAAAACAGACCCTGATTGTGCTGACAAACGGCGCTAATGCGGCTGGCCGGATTTCGTGGGAAATTCTGGAGGGCAAACAAACCCAACTTCCTGCAACGCAACTAATCACGAATATTCGCCTGATTGATGGTACCGGAACGGCGGCCCGAAAGGCTGCTGTTCGCCTGCGAAATGATCGGATATGGGAGGTTGGGGAACTGACTCCATTTCCTGGTGAATCTGTAACCGACGGACGTGGGTATGTACTATCGCCCGGCTTTATCGATAGCCATAGTCATCATGACCTGAGTGCACGGCCAGATGCATTACCGGTTTTAAATCAGGGTGTTACAACGATTGTAATAGGGCAGGATGGGGGCGGTATGCCGTTCGATAGTTTGCTTGCCCGTCAGCAACGACAACCGTCGGCCGTCAATGTAGCCAGTTATACGGGCCATGCCCTGCTTCGCCAGCGCGCTATGGGTGTCAACGGATTATACCGAACGGCCAAACCCGATGAACTGAAAAAGATGAACGAACTTCTGCGCGGGGAAATGCAGAAAGGGTCGCTGGGCTTATCGACCGGGCTGGAATATGAATCCGCTTTTTTCTCCAACCGCGATGAAGTAATTCAACTGGCGCAAACCGTTGCTGATTCGGGTGGGCGCTATATCAGCCACATCCGTAGCGAAGACATTACGTTCGATGAGGCACTGGATGAAATTATCCAGATTGGGCGTATTACCCGAATGCCGGTTCAGATCTCGCACCTTAAAATAGCCCTGCGCGACAAGTGGGGACAATCGGCCAGTGTACTGGCCAAACTGGAACAGGCACGGGCAGAAGGTGTAACCATCACTGCCGACTGCTATCCGTATGATTACTGGATGTCGACCCTGCGGGTCTTATTCCCCAAACGCGACTACACCAATCTGGCCAGTGCTGATTTTGCCGTGAAGCAGCTATTTGACCCCTCTCAGTCGGTATTGGTTCGGTTTGCGGCCAACCCGACCTATGCCGGAAAAACGGTCGGTGGCATAGCTCAGCTTCGTCAGCAAACGCCTGCTCAAACGTTGATGGGGCTGGTTGCGGAAGCGGCCGCTTTCTCCGAAAAAAATCCTGAGGCCGGTGGTATTGAAGGTATTATGGGGAAATCGATGGATGAGCCCGATGTGAAAAATTTCCTGGCCTGGCCCCATACCAATATCTGTTCGGATGGGGCTAATGATGGGCATCCGCGCGGTTACGGCGCTTTTACACGGGTATTGGGCCGGTATGTGCGAGATCAAAAACTAATGCCACTCGAAACGGCCATCCAGAAAATGACGAGCCTTTCTGCCGAACACCTTGGCCTGAAAAACCGGGGTATTATTGCGCCGGGCTATTTTGCTGATCTGGTTCTGTTTAATCCCGACACCGTTCAGGACAACGCCCGGATTGGCGACAATAAAGCCTTGTCTACAGGCATCGAAGCAGTTTGGGTCGCTGGCCAACTGGTTTATAAAGACCGGAAGGTTACGGGAGCGCGGCCGGGTGTGCTAATTCGGCGGTAATGGCTAGCTAAGCTGTTTCTACGGCAGAATGCTTATTTTTGTGGCCGATTTACGGTAAGAAATGACGAGTCAACCCTGCTGGAATGAACCTCCGTCACACCGTAAACCGAATACCATAAACCGAATACCACTTTGATTCCTGCCGTTGATGCGCTGCTGAAAGACATCCGTAACAAGCGGATTGCTCCTGTTTATCTGATTCATGGCGATGAACCATTTTATCTGGACCGTATAGCTGAAGAACTCGAAAAAATTGCTATTCCGGTTGCCGAGCGTGGATTTAACCAGTTTATACTATTCGGGAAAGATACCGATGTGGGGGCTGTGCTGAATTACGCCCGGCGGTATCCGTTTATGGCCGAACGACAATTGGTTATCGTGAAAGAAGCCCAGCAAATGGGCGGTATTACCGATAAATCGGCCTTAACACTGCTCGAAGACTACGCTCTGAATCCGCTCGATAGTACGATTCTGATGATCTGTTATACGCGGGAAGAGGGTAAGCCAGCCCTCGACGAACGGAAATCGTGGGTAAAAGCCTTCGGTGCCAAAGGGAAACTGCTGGGTATCAAAAAACTGTATGACGATAAAATTCCCGATTGGGTTGGGATGTACTGCCGGGAGCAAGGCGCAAAGGTGAGTCCGAAAGCCTGTCAACTGCTGGCCGACCATATCGGAAACGATCTGAAACGGTTGGCGGGTGAAATCGATAAAATTCTGATTAACCTACACGTTGGCGAAGAAATTTCGGCAACAACCGTCGAACGGCTGGTGGGTATCAGTAAGGAATATAATGTATTTGAACTGCAAAAGGCGCTGGCTCAGCGCGATATTGTAAAGGCTAACCAGATTGTTGCGTATTTCGGCCATAATCCGAAAGACAATCCACTGGTTGTCATTCTGGCCCAGCTCTTTAGTTATTTCAGTAAAGTATTGCTGGTGCAGGCATCGAAAGACCAGACCGATAAAGGGCTGGCTCCCTTGTTAGGGGTCAATCCTTTTTTCGTCAAAGACTACCTGTCAGCCGCTCGAACTTTTCCCTTGCCCAAGGTTGCCGATATTCTTCATGCCATCCGTCGGGCCGATGCCCGTAGTAAGGGCATCGATACACCAACCATGAATGAAGGCGATATCCTGCGTGAACTAGTGTTTGAGGTGTTACACTAATCCCTATCGTTTTTTGGCAAATGGTTGCCAATGCTCAAAGCCGTTGTGAGCCCACAGCGGCTTTGAGCATTGGAATAAATGAGATTGAATGGAATCGCTACTAACTTTAACTTATTCATGATAATGGCCGATTTTCCGATAAAAACGGCTCGTTTTTAGTAGCTGTCAATTCTTTTTTTTATTATTGCAACATTGTTGCATAAATAAAAGCACTAGCAGGTGCAGAATAAAAGAGTTGATGCGAAAGCTCGTACAAATTTGGTGGGTAGTAGGGCTGATCGGTTATTCGGTGTCGCCAGCGTGGAGTCAGTCGGGCGTTTGTAACGAAGTCCTGACTGGTCGAATTGTTGGGCAGGATACCGGTGCCCCACTCGTAGGGGCAACGTTGTACGTACGGGAACTGTCAACCGGTACCGTTACAGATTCAAGCGGAAATTTTCGGCTGTCGAATCTCTGTTCTGGTAAGTATACACTTGTTTATCAGTTCGTTGGTTATAAAACGCTGACCACTTCGGTGTCGGTTGGAGCCAGTGGCTCCGCTACCGTTGGAGCCGTGTCGTTAGTACCCGATAATCAGACGTTACAGGAAGTTGTTGTAACCGAACACCGGTCGGAAGCGCAGCAACTGCTACAGGTTCAGAGCAGTATATCAGGAAATGCGCTCGACCAGACACGTGGCCAATCGCTGGGGGAGAGCCTGAAAGCCATAACGGGGTTATATTCCATTCAGACAGGGCCTAGCATTTCCAAGCCCGTTATTCACGGTTTATACAGTAACCGGATCATTATCCTGAACAACGGCATTCGGCAGGAAGACCAGCAGTGGGGCACCGAACATGCACCCCAGGTCGATCAGTTTTTAGCGTCCCGACTGACGGTGATCAAAGGAGCGGCCAGCATTCGCTATGGTTCCGATGCCATTGGTGGGGTTATTCTGGTTGAACCCAAAGCCATGCCCACTCAACCGGGTGTGGGGGGCGAACTGAATCTGGTGGGCGCTACCAATGGTCGGCTGGGAGTGGCGTCGGGTATGCTGGAAGGTGCATTTGGTAAAAAACTGACTGGGTTAAGCTGGCGCCTTCAGGGCACGCTTAAAGAGTCGGGCTACGTAAAAACACCACACTATTACCTCGAAAACACAAGCTATCGGGAGAAAAATTTCTCCGGCGATATACATTACGATCATCACAACTGGGGAGCCGAAGTATTCTATAGCCGATTCGATACAAAAATTGGCCTTTTTACGGGCGCTCAGGTCGGTAGTCTGGCCGATTTATATGCGGCTATCGGTCGGTCGGAGCCGCTCGTAAAGCCGGGCTTTTCGTACAACCTCGGGCGGCCATACCAGGCCGTAGAGCATGAGCTGTTTAAAGCACGAGCCTATCTCCGGGCTGGCCGGGCCGGAACCTTCACGGCCACGTTTGCCCGGCAGCAAAACACGCGTCGCGAATACGATTATGTGTCGTTCAGTGGCATTCTTACGCCCGAGTTGTATCTCAAACTTGTCACGCACACGTTGGATCTGGTCTGGGAACGTCGGCCCACGAAAACCGCCAACGGTGGTCAGTGGTCGGGCAGTGCGGGCTTCAATGGAATCACGCAGGGGAATGTGCGGCAGTATCTGTTCCTGATTCCCAACTTCCGAAACTACGGAGCGGGCTTGTTTGCTATCGAACGCTATGCCACCAATCGCTGGACACTGGAAGGCGGCTTGCGTTATGATTATCGCTGGCTGCGAGCCTACTTCCTGAATGACGTTACGAAACAGGTCTACTACACAACCCACAACTGGCAGAATATCAATGGCTCTCTCGGCGCGGCCTATCAGCTACGTCCCGATCTGACGCTAACGGCCAATGTCAGCACCGCGTGGCGGGCCCCTAACGTGGCCGATTTATACTCAAACGGCCTTCACCAAAGTGCCGTAGCCTACGAGCGGGGGAATCCGAATCTGCAACCCGAACAGGCCTACAATAGCAACCTGGTGCTGGCGTATGCTGGCCATCGGTTCAGTGGTGAAATCGGCCTATATAACAATCTGATTGACAACTACATTTATCTGAAGCCCGATTCGGTACCGCTGGTGCGTCAGCGGGGGGCTTTCCCGGCCTATACGTATACACAGGTCCGCGCAACCTTTCGGGGACTGGATGCGACGCTGACCTATAAGTTTACGGATCAGCTCGCGCTGACCAGCAAAAACTCACTGCTTTGGGCCTATAATCAGACCGACCGTGCTTATCTGGTGTTTATTCCCCCCAATCGCTCCGATAATAGGCTGCAGTATGACTGGGAGCGCTGGGGCAAACTAACCAATGCCTACATCGCCCTGAATGGATTGTATGTGGCCCGGCAGAACCGCGCTCCGGCTGTAACGCAACAGGAAGAAAACGGGCAGATCATCTTTACCGGCGATTTTGCCCCACCACCACCGGCCTACTGGCTTCTGGGAGCGGAAGTTGGTTTTACCACCCCGTTGGGTAAACAGTCGATGAGTGTGATCCTGAGCGGGACCAATCTGGCTAATGTTACTTACCGCGATTACCTGAACCGCTTTCGCTACTTCGCCGATGAGCCGGGACGTAGTATTATGTTGAAACTCAAATTGCCTCTATCGTTTCCCAAACGACCCTGATTGCTTTTACACCCTGTTTTTTGTTTTACTACTTACTTACAAAACGCTATGAATGCCTGGAAAATGCCGGTTGCCTGGATGAGTATGGTTGCCCTGCTGGTTGGTGGCTGTAACAAAGATGAGCAGAATGTGGCTCCAACGGATGATAATGAAGCCATTACAACCGCCACCCTGACCCTGGTCAACAAAGCGGTTCCGACCGATACGGTGCGGGCGACTATCGAAAACCTGAATACGACGGCCGACTTTAGTAAAGCGACGCTGAATCTGAAGGCCAATACGACCTATACGGGCACGATTGGTTTACTGGATAAAACAAAAACACCCGTTGTCGATGCTACGGAAGAAATCAGAGAAAAGGTGAATGAGCATTTATTCGTCTACACGTATTCGGCCACATCGGGCAGCCAAAATGCGTTGATCGTAACCATAACCGATAAAGACACCAATCCGGCACCAGGGCCTTATCCCGTTGGATTGTCAACCGACATGCAGACGGGCGCGGCCGGTACGGGTACGCTGAACGTGGTTTTACGACACCAGCCGAATGTGAAAGATGGTACACCGAATCCCGGATCATCGGATTTAGACACCAGTTTCCCGGTTGTGATTCAGTAATTGGGCAGTCCAGTCAATCGAACGTGTCTCTCATAACTCGATGGCAAAACGTCGCCGGGGAGTTTGGAGACACGTTTTGTCTGTATCGGAGTCACCGTAGCGGTCATACCATCTGAATGCATAAAAAAAGCCGTCACAATCTGTAACGGCCTCATTATCTATGTAGCGGGGAGCAGGATCGAACTGCCGACCTTAGGGTTATGAATCCTACGCTCTAACCAGCTGAGCTACCCCGCCTTGTTTGATGCCACAAAAGTAAGCAAAAATTAGCCTGAAGCAAAAAAGTACGTTGACTTTCGCAAAAAAAATCGTTTACCTTTGCTCAGACCGGTTTGACTTTGTTTGTTAGTGCATGGATAATGGGCTGACGTTCCGGTGTCTAGCCCTAGTGCCTTTTCTAAATTAGAAGACATGGAGAAATTGAAATTTGTTGCCGAATATGAGCTCCGGGCATCCCCCAAAATGCTATTCCCCTATATCAGTACGGCGTCCGGCCTCTCGCAGTGGTTTGCCAATAAGGTCAATACCATGCCCGAGCAGCGGTTCGACTTTCAGTGGGATAATGAGAGCCACATCGCGCGGCAGGTGTCCATGCGCCAGAACAAAGGCGTTCGCTTCGAATTTCTTGACACTGCCGAAAATGGTTCAGATAATAACTATATCGACTTTCGGGTCGACCAGTCGGAATTGACCCAGTCAACGTTTCTGCGGGTTACCGACTATTCATCAACGACCGACGAAGAAGAACTGCGGGACCTCTGGGATGGATTGATGGATAAACTGCGTGAAATTGTCGGTAGTTAAATTTTGTTAATCAGCGACCTGAAACCAATACCAAACCGTGTATAATGAACAATGTATAATGAGGTTAACGTTATACAACTAGTCTGCGCACATTAGCACTTGTTCATTATTGGTGATAATGAAAAAAATTGATAAGTTAATTCTCGGATCATTCTGGGGCCCTTTTTTCCTTACGCTTGGCGTCGTCATCTTTATCTTTCTGATGCGGCTGCTGATGTTTTATATTGATGATTTTGTTTCTAAAGACCTCGATTTAGCCACCTTTGGCCGTCTCCTGTTCTATTTTGCGCTGCTAACCATTCCAACGGCCCTTCCGCTGGCCATCTTGCTGTCATCGCTGATGACATTTGGGAACCTTGGTGAGTTTTTTGAACTGACCGCCATGAAAAGTGCCGGCATTTCACTTACCCGGGCCATGCGCCCCTTGTTACTGGTAGCCATCGGAATCAGTGCGTTTTCGTTCTGGTTCAACAATACGGTATCGCCCTGGGCTAATCTGAAAGGCTATAGCCTGCTCTATGATATTAAAACGGCCAAGGCAACGCTAAGC harbors:
- a CDS encoding START-like domain-containing protein — encoded protein: MEKLKFVAEYELRASPKMLFPYISTASGLSQWFANKVNTMPEQRFDFQWDNESHIARQVSMRQNKGVRFEFLDTAENGSDNNYIDFRVDQSELTQSTFLRVTDYSSTTDEEELRDLWDGLMDKLREIVGS
- a CDS encoding TonB-dependent receptor, which produces MRKLVQIWWVVGLIGYSVSPAWSQSGVCNEVLTGRIVGQDTGAPLVGATLYVRELSTGTVTDSSGNFRLSNLCSGKYTLVYQFVGYKTLTTSVSVGASGSATVGAVSLVPDNQTLQEVVVTEHRSEAQQLLQVQSSISGNALDQTRGQSLGESLKAITGLYSIQTGPSISKPVIHGLYSNRIIILNNGIRQEDQQWGTEHAPQVDQFLASRLTVIKGAASIRYGSDAIGGVILVEPKAMPTQPGVGGELNLVGATNGRLGVASGMLEGAFGKKLTGLSWRLQGTLKESGYVKTPHYYLENTSYREKNFSGDIHYDHHNWGAEVFYSRFDTKIGLFTGAQVGSLADLYAAIGRSEPLVKPGFSYNLGRPYQAVEHELFKARAYLRAGRAGTFTATFARQQNTRREYDYVSFSGILTPELYLKLVTHTLDLVWERRPTKTANGGQWSGSAGFNGITQGNVRQYLFLIPNFRNYGAGLFAIERYATNRWTLEGGLRYDYRWLRAYFLNDVTKQVYYTTHNWQNINGSLGAAYQLRPDLTLTANVSTAWRAPNVADLYSNGLHQSAVAYERGNPNLQPEQAYNSNLVLAYAGHRFSGEIGLYNNLIDNYIYLKPDSVPLVRQRGAFPAYTYTQVRATFRGLDATLTYKFTDQLALTSKNSLLWAYNQTDRAYLVFIPPNRSDNRLQYDWERWGKLTNAYIALNGLYVARQNRAPAVTQQEENGQIIFTGDFAPPPPAYWLLGAEVGFTTPLGKQSMSVILSGTNLANVTYRDYLNRFRYFADEPGRSIMLKLKLPLSFPKRP